From Sulfuracidifex tepidarius, one genomic window encodes:
- a CDS encoding DUF711 family protein: protein MKIRAFTFFAKELSEVEKAETTLAGIEREDIWTKRISFPPTPKDMTLDKVSEIPSMKDVIYSVASLTANDSRLKEVKDILSVSDNFYVNVLLREEKDIEATLNLVLSLEPEQATRFGILFNDWFLVSPYFPISTADVATSSFGLALLYTDEAMSGNIVKVFSAADEIGRELEKELKVKYLGTDLSLSPWMEKSVGEIIEKRSDTMFNISNIWAVHEINREITESAILSKVKPLGFSELMLPVAEDNLLRERAEEGKLTLKELLELTFVCAAGIDMISLRRDRKTFLDLIKALYSIRLTKMRPIGMRIVPSNGEKVHVKEFGDIPEVKVI from the coding sequence ATGAAAATAAGGGCATTCACTTTCTTCGCAAAAGAGTTATCAGAAGTAGAGAAAGCTGAGACCACATTAGCCGGCATTGAAAGGGAGGATATATGGACCAAGAGAATCTCGTTCCCTCCTACGCCTAAGGATATGACGTTAGATAAAGTTTCCGAGATTCCTTCCATGAAAGACGTGATTTACAGTGTTGCAAGTCTAACTGCAAACGATTCCAGATTGAAAGAAGTGAAGGACATCCTTTCAGTTTCTGATAATTTCTATGTAAACGTCTTGCTTAGAGAGGAGAAAGACATAGAAGCGACGTTAAATCTTGTCTTAAGTCTAGAACCAGAACAAGCAACCAGATTTGGAATCCTCTTTAACGATTGGTTTCTCGTTTCTCCCTATTTTCCAATCTCCACTGCCGACGTAGCTACAAGCTCCTTCGGTCTGGCTCTTCTATATACTGATGAGGCTATGTCAGGGAACATAGTGAAGGTGTTCTCAGCAGCTGATGAAATTGGAAGGGAACTGGAGAAAGAACTTAAAGTGAAATACTTGGGAACTGACCTATCTCTCTCGCCTTGGATGGAGAAAAGTGTAGGAGAGATAATAGAGAAGAGAAGCGATACTATGTTCAATATATCAAACATATGGGCAGTACATGAAATAAACCGTGAAATAACTGAATCTGCTATTCTGTCAAAGGTGAAGCCTTTAGGCTTTTCTGAACTTATGTTACCAGTTGCTGAAGATAACCTGCTGAGGGAAAGGGCAGAAGAGGGAAAATTGACGTTGAAGGAGTTGCTGGAATTGACGTTTGTATGTGCAGCTGGAATTGACATGATATCCCTACGTAGAGATAGGAAGACTTTCCTTGACCTGATTAAAGCATTATACTCAATAAGACTCACTAAAATGAGACCAATAGGTATGAGAATAGTACCAAGCAACGGCGAAAAAGTACATGTTAAGGAGTTTGGTGATATTCCTGAAGTTAAAGTAATATAG
- a CDS encoding cysteine synthase family protein: MSRDLHVFEDSIDLLEGMWPTPLLRLKIGKNVWGKLEFYNPFSHSIKDRTAYFLFKEAVKKEAKSLVEATSGNTGIALASMAASHGIAFTMFVPSTASRVYPFLAQLLGAEVFSAGDKTVDLIPLVKQYAAIANALNLDQFNNPVNVLAHYNTTAREIDEQLSSQGLRPERVIATMGTGGHLAGISKYFKEKYGDHIEVIGVQPAEGSRIPGLKRQDFSNNSLLSMAKIDKVLDITLEEAVKGVKLIARSTGILIGISAGATVSAFEKVNDEKATVLIFPDDAFKYIETLEQILKTEDNNR, from the coding sequence GTGTCAAGAGATCTTCATGTATTTGAGGATTCGATCGATCTTTTAGAGGGTATGTGGCCAACCCCTCTCTTAAGGTTAAAAATAGGTAAGAATGTTTGGGGAAAATTGGAGTTTTATAACCCCTTTAGTCATAGCATAAAGGATAGAACTGCATATTTCCTTTTTAAAGAAGCAGTGAAAAAGGAGGCTAAATCACTAGTTGAAGCTACCTCTGGAAACACTGGAATAGCGCTGGCATCGATGGCTGCATCTCATGGAATAGCGTTCACTATGTTCGTTCCATCAACTGCATCAAGGGTATATCCCTTTCTAGCACAACTCTTGGGGGCAGAAGTCTTTTCGGCTGGAGATAAAACAGTAGACTTGATACCTTTAGTCAAGCAATATGCTGCTATAGCTAATGCATTAAATTTGGATCAGTTTAATAACCCTGTCAACGTTCTTGCACATTATAATACAACTGCTAGAGAAATAGATGAACAGTTATCGTCACAGGGGTTAAGACCGGAGAGAGTCATAGCTACTATGGGAACTGGAGGACATTTGGCTGGAATCTCGAAATACTTCAAGGAAAAATACGGAGACCATATAGAGGTTATAGGAGTTCAGCCTGCTGAGGGCTCTAGAATTCCTGGGTTAAAGAGACAAGACTTTTCAAATAACTCCCTCTTGAGCATGGCTAAGATAGATAAGGTCCTTGATATAACGCTAGAGGAGGCGGTGAAAGGTGTGAAGCTGATAGCCCGCTCTACAGGAATCTTGATAGGGATAAGCGCAGGTGCGACTGTATCCGCCTTCGAGAAGGTAAACGATGAGAAAGCCACTGTCCTCATATTTCCTGATGACGCGTTCAAGTACATAGAAACACTGGAACAAATTTTAAAAACAGAAGATAACAACAGATAG
- a CDS encoding DsrE/DsrF/DrsH-like family protein, producing the protein MAGKLTILQAENSMDKFYHALVMATEARTLGWEVDVFVTSQAVVLLAEGEKGKKARTRLSIGGLARFFVKRQMKKLGITDIDTLLKRAMSVGVQFFVDEAGLRIAKISKEDLMENVKLSGGISFLLSAKESDVVVTL; encoded by the coding sequence ATGGCAGGTAAGCTTACAATTCTACAAGCAGAGAACAGCATGGATAAGTTTTACCATGCACTTGTTATGGCAACTGAAGCTAGGACTTTAGGATGGGAAGTAGACGTTTTCGTTACATCCCAAGCCGTAGTTTTATTAGCAGAAGGAGAAAAAGGGAAGAAAGCTAGAACTAGACTAAGCATTGGAGGACTGGCTAGATTTTTCGTGAAGAGGCAAATGAAGAAGTTGGGGATAACTGACATAGACACCTTACTTAAAAGGGCTATGAGCGTAGGAGTCCAGTTTTTCGTTGATGAGGCTGGATTGAGAATTGCTAAGATTAGTAAGGAGGATTTGATGGAGAATGTAAAGTTATCCGGCGGTATATCTTTTTTACTCTCAGCTAAGGAATCTGATGTGGTGGTAACTCTTTGA
- a CDS encoding sulfurtransferase TusA family protein yields the protein MKVIKADGVCPMVVMDVFKEWNSLSEGQQEEILISTDWEAAALELEKWCKETGNEYEGYNKEGDRFNVKIRLVKKQLI from the coding sequence TTGAAAGTAATAAAAGCAGACGGCGTTTGTCCGATGGTCGTGATGGATGTGTTCAAGGAATGGAACTCGTTATCAGAAGGACAACAAGAAGAAATCCTGATATCTACAGATTGGGAAGCAGCGGCTCTGGAACTTGAGAAATGGTGCAAAGAGACTGGAAACGAATATGAAGGCTATAACAAGGAGGGTGACAGATTCAATGTTAAAATAAGGTTAGTTAAGAAGCAACTCATATGA